The genomic region CTTCATCGATCGAGCGTTGCCCTTCACCTTGGGATCAGGATTGCCCCCACCCCTAGCCATCTCTTCACGGGCGGGGAGAGGGGACTCAGGCGGTGCGGCAGACCGCTTCGTCCGGTCCTCAGTCCTCGCCGTGATTGGCAATCATCATCGCCTCGAAGGCAAGGCGGTCGACCTTGCGCATGCGTTCGGATTCCGACTTGAGCTGGCCGCAGGCGGCGAGGATATCGCGGCCGCGCGGGGTGCGGATCGGCGAGGCGTAGCCGGCCTGGTTGATGAAATCGGCGAAAGCCTCGATCTGCTCCCAGTCTGAGCACTGGTAGTTGGTGCCTGGCCAGGGATTGAAGGGGATGAGGTTGATCTTTGCCGGGATGCCCTTCAAGAGCTTCACCAGTTCCTTGGCGTCCTCGAGGCTGTCGTTGACATCCTTCAGCATCACATATTCGAAGGTGATGCGGCGTGCATTCGACAGGCCCGGATAGGCGCGGCAGGCCTCCATCAGTTCCTTCAGCGGATACTTCTTGTTGATCGGCACTAGCATGTCGCGCAGGTCGTCGCGCACCGCATGCAGCGAGATTGCCAGCATGACGCCGATCTCCTCGCCGGTCCGGTAGATCTCGGGCACGATGCCGGAGGTCGAGAGTGTGATGCGGCGCTTGGAGAGCGAAAGACCGTCGCCGTCGGACGCGATCAGGAGCGCGGTCTTGACGGCCTCGAAATTATAGAGCGGCTCACCCATGCCCATCATCACGATATTGGTGATCTTGCGGCCTTCCGCAGGCACGATGGCGCCTTGCGGCGTATCGCGTTCGGGGAAGTCGCCGAGCCGGTCGCGGGCGAGCAGCAACTGGGCGAGGATTTCCTCGGCCGTCAGGTTGCGCACCAGCTTCTGGGTGCCGGTATGACAGAAGGAGCAGGTGAGCGTGCAGCCGACCTGGCTCGAGATGCAGAGCGTGCCGCGGCCTTCCTCCGGGATGTAGACGGTCTCGATCTCGACCGGCCGGCCGGCGCCGCGCGGCGGGAAGCGCAGCAGCCACTTGCGCGTGCCATCGTTGGAAATCTGTTCCTCGACGATCTCCGGCCGGGCAATGGTGAAATGCTCCTTGAGCATCTCGCGCATGTCCTTGGAGACATTCGACATCTGATCGAAATCGGAAACGCCGCGGACATAAAGCCAGTGCCAAAGCTGGCTCACGCGCATCTTGACCTGGCGCTCGGGCACGCCTCTTTCGACGAGCAGCTTGGCCATGTCTTCGCGCGCAAGGCCGATCAGCGATGGCTTTTCGGTTTGCGGCATAAGGCGCACCTGCGGCGCCTTGACGATGTCCACCCTGTTCAAGATCTCAGTGGCTGCCATGCTTGTGATGTCCTGTCATACAGCGAAGGCCCGTCCGGAGAAGGTTCCGGATCATGTTCCGATGCTCGAATTGAAAACTGGCGAGCCTTCGAGCGCGGCAATGGGGCGCGGGGCTCTGAATTTGGCGGCGCTTTAGCATTCTTTTCGCTGCGAGTCGACATGACGCCGCGGCTCCAATGCAAAAAGGCCGGCGCGATGGCCGGCCTCAGCATCGGTTGCGCGATGCTAACTGCATGATTCCTTAAATCGGAATCGATTTAAGGACAAAATCATACAGGAATTCAAAGTGCTACAGCGACCTTTGCGCGTCTGGTTAGACGCGCGGCGCTGTAGGGGTTACTTGCAGGCTTCGATCTGCTTCAGCGCGGCGGAAATGCCGGAGAGAGAATAGGAATAGGTAGTCGCGGTCCCCTTGCGGGATTTCGCGTTGACCGACATGTCCTTGCCCGACTTCATCGCCGCCACCAGTGCCGGTTCTTCCGCAGCGTTTTCTACCCAGGCGGAATTACCCTTGGTAAACATCACGAAGGTCTTGCCGTCGATGACCACATTGACCTTGGAATTGTCCTGCAGCGGATAGCCCATCATCGCCTGAGGCTCGTAGCTGATGTTCTGCCCCGGGCGCTGCGAGACGAGGAAGAAGATATCGCCATGGTCGACACCGGCAGGGCTCTTCTCCTTCGGAACCGATAGGACGTAGCAGACCTTGCCGGGGCCGGCCTGGTAGGAATAGGCGCCCCAGGCATTGAACTGCTGGATCCGTGTCGGAGATTGAGCGGAAGCAACGCCTGCTGCTACCAGTACGAGTGCGATTGCAGTTGCGATCTTTCTTACAAACATGAGGTCCTGCCGCTTGTCTTGCTTGCGATCGCCCGAAACAGGTGGGACGGACAACGCATAGTCACGATTTGATTTATTTTGACTTAATTCAGGTTACTAAACCGTCAACGATCACTGCAATCCGCTCGTTTCCGCCCCGAAACAGGCCAGCGACACATCCGATCAGTCGGAGATGGGCCGCCTGTTCGGCCGCTCTTCATGCCTGCGGATTTGTCGGTGCGGTCGATCGTCAATTCTGGAGGGCCGTGGCCGGTAGGAGTCCCCTGTCTCAAATCTCGCGCAACACACTGTCCTGCAACCTATTCGCCCACAGCCGCTGCGTTTGCGGAATCTATGTCATAAAGAATCAGGCAAGAGTTTGTCTTTCCGGCAGAAATGCGGCAGTCCCGCATTCTGCAGAAACTCGAAGCTCTACAGCAACCTTTGCGCGTCTGATTAGACGCGCGGCGCTGTAGCGATCATTCCTCATCCGGCCTGTCGTGTAGGGCTTCGTCGGCCTTGTCGTAATGTGCTTCCTTGATCTGGCCGCTGATCGCGGCGAAGGCAGCCGTCAACACGGCGATGTCGTCGGAAAAGCCGACGACGGCCAGCATGTCCGGTACGAGATCGAGTGGCAGGACGAAGTAGGCAAGGGCTGCGAGCAGAATGCCGCGCGTACGCGTCGGAGTCTTCGGATCCACCGCACAATAATAGGCGGCGACGACATCACGGCTGAAGGGAATCTGGCGGGCTGCGCGGCGAAAGGTCGGCCAGAACCGGCGACGAACCTTGCGCTCCCGGCGCTCCTGTTCGGATTCCTCGCCGGGAAGGAGAATTTCACCGATCTTGATATCGTCCATCGCGTCCGTTTCCGATTGATTGCGCTGCGCGTCTTATTCAGGCGCGCAAAGGTCGCTGTAGCACTTCTTATCCTTAAATCGGCTACGATTTAAGGAGACATGCAGTAGCCTGATATGGGAAGGGCACGGGCTATTTCAAATGGTCGGGCATCCGGCCGGCCGCCGCACGGTCCATTTTCGCCGCCAGCTTGAAATCGAGCTCCGTCAGCCCGTTCGCATCATGCGTCGAAAGCGTGACGTCGACCCTGTTGTAGACGTTGAACCATTCGGGGTGGTGGTCGAGTTTTTCGGCGGCAAGCGCGCATTGCGTCATGAAGCTGAACGCCTCCGCAAAATTCTTGAAGCGAAAGGCTTTCCAGATCGATGCGCCATCTTCGGCGAGAACCCAGCCTTCCATCTTGTGCAAATGTTCGGCGACAGCCTCGGCGTCCAGTTTTTCCGGCCTCATGCTGTTTCTCCCTGTGATCTTTCGTGCTTAACAACGGACTAGAACAAGTTTTTATCCTTAAATCGGTTCCGACTTAAGGATAAAAACATGCTGCAATTCAAAGGTGCTACAGCCGCCTTTATCCGTGTGAGACACGCGGCGCCGTCGCCGCGGATAAACTCCGTCGATGCCATGCCGCACAACTCTCGACCAACTGGATAATATGAAGCCGGTCAGAATTCTCTTCGTTTGTCTTGGCAATATTTGCCGTTCGCCGCTGGCCGAGGGCGTCATGCGGGATATCGTGCACAAGGCCGGCCACGGGCACGCGGTCTCGATCGATTCCGCCGGCATCGGCGCATGGCATGTGGGTGCTCCGCCGGATCAGCGGTCGATTTCGGTGGCGAAGGCGCACGGCATCGATATTACGGGCCTGCGCGGGCGCCAGATCAGCGCGGCGGATTTTGCGGCCTTCGACCTGATCCTCGGCATGGATATGAGTAATGTCCGCGACCTCAGCGCGCTTGCGCCTGCGGCAATGGCGGGCAAGGTGCATCTTTTCATGCGTTATGCCACGGGTCACGCGGGAGACGTTCCGGATCCCTATTACGAAACGGCGGACGTCTTCGAAGCGCTCTACCAGATGCTGGAGGCGGGATGCTTGTCCTTGCTGGCAAGGCTTGAGGAACGCGCCTCGTGAAGTGGAAAAACCTCTTCGGTCAGGTAAGGGCCGCCGCCGACAGAATCGCGCGACGACAGGAGAACGAAGCGGGAGACCGTGAAGGGTGAGGTGAGGAAATCGCCGCGACCGGAGAGATAATTCACCACATCCTCGACGCGCGAGGAACGCAGCCTCGCGAGCGTCACGTGAGGCGTGAACTTGCGCGGATCCGACGACAGGCCGAGGCGCTGGCAGATGCGTTCGATTTCCGCCTGGAGCGCGAACATTTCCGGCTCGTTGCTGACGCCGGCCCAGACCGAATGCGGTTTTTTCGAGCCGAAGGCACCAGTGCCCGTCAATTGCAGCTGGAATTCGGGGCGTTCGATCCGGTCGAGCCTTTCGACGATCTCGTCGGCGGTACGTCCGTCGACATCGCCGATGAAACGCAGAGTGATGTGATAGTTCTCCACATCAATCCATCGAGCTCCGGGAAGACCTCCGCGCAGCAAAGAAAGGCTCATTGCTGCATTGCGCGGAATTTCGAGGGCGGTGAATAGTCTCGGCATGGCGAGCTCCCCGAATCTCTTGCAGATGTCTTAGCGAATCA from Sinorhizobium garamanticum harbors:
- a CDS encoding low molecular weight protein-tyrosine-phosphatase, coding for MKPVRILFVCLGNICRSPLAEGVMRDIVHKAGHGHAVSIDSAGIGAWHVGAPPDQRSISVAKAHGIDITGLRGRQISAADFAAFDLILGMDMSNVRDLSALAPAAMAGKVHLFMRYATGHAGDVPDPYYETADVFEALYQMLEAGCLSLLARLEERAS
- a CDS encoding YkvA family protein, which produces MDDIKIGEILLPGEESEQERRERKVRRRFWPTFRRAARQIPFSRDVVAAYYCAVDPKTPTRTRGILLAALAYFVLPLDLVPDMLAVVGFSDDIAVLTAAFAAISGQIKEAHYDKADEALHDRPDEE
- the rlmN gene encoding 23S rRNA (adenine(2503)-C(2))-methyltransferase RlmN, coding for MPQTEKPSLIGLAREDMAKLLVERGVPERQVKMRVSQLWHWLYVRGVSDFDQMSNVSKDMREMLKEHFTIARPEIVEEQISNDGTRKWLLRFPPRGAGRPVEIETVYIPEEGRGTLCISSQVGCTLTCSFCHTGTQKLVRNLTAEEILAQLLLARDRLGDFPERDTPQGAIVPAEGRKITNIVMMGMGEPLYNFEAVKTALLIASDGDGLSLSKRRITLSTSGIVPEIYRTGEEIGVMLAISLHAVRDDLRDMLVPINKKYPLKELMEACRAYPGLSNARRITFEYVMLKDVNDSLEDAKELVKLLKGIPAKINLIPFNPWPGTNYQCSDWEQIEAFADFINQAGYASPIRTPRGRDILAACGQLKSESERMRKVDRLAFEAMMIANHGED
- a CDS encoding invasion associated locus B family protein, encoding MFVRKIATAIALVLVAAGVASAQSPTRIQQFNAWGAYSYQAGPGKVCYVLSVPKEKSPAGVDHGDIFFLVSQRPGQNISYEPQAMMGYPLQDNSKVNVVIDGKTFVMFTKGNSAWVENAAEEPALVAAMKSGKDMSVNAKSRKGTATTYSYSLSGISAALKQIEACK
- a CDS encoding 4a-hydroxytetrahydrobiopterin dehydratase, whose translation is MRPEKLDAEAVAEHLHKMEGWVLAEDGASIWKAFRFKNFAEAFSFMTQCALAAEKLDHHPEWFNVYNRVDVTLSTHDANGLTELDFKLAAKMDRAAAGRMPDHLK
- the thpR gene encoding RNA 2',3'-cyclic phosphodiesterase, translated to MPRLFTALEIPRNAAMSLSLLRGGLPGARWIDVENYHITLRFIGDVDGRTADEIVERLDRIERPEFQLQLTGTGAFGSKKPHSVWAGVSNEPEMFALQAEIERICQRLGLSSDPRKFTPHVTLARLRSSRVEDVVNYLSGRGDFLTSPFTVSRFVLLSSRDSVGGGPYLTEEVFPLHEARSSSLASKDKHPASSIW